A single genomic interval of Gammaproteobacteria bacterium harbors:
- a CDS encoding DUF1329 domain-containing protein: MKMKTLFAVAAFGLCSSGPLLAAVSAEQAARLGKDLTPVGAEMAGNADGSIPAWDGKGTPVPAGWKPGMEYTNPYPAEKPIYAVTGENMAQYAEILPEGVQALLKKYGAEGFRLDVYPTHRNAAQPQWFYDGSKQNAAAANLVADGQKIEGNVPGVPFPVPQGALEVLWNHMIRFQGYQTYYKYDSYYVDANGKPVLSTTADNYVDYPMYIDHFKKRNYNTTDLRFTYLRVNYLAPPRRAGEILLVHEPGADYTAGKGRDAWQYLTGQRRVRKAPSVSFDTPNPATAGTSTYDDSYMYNGSPERFDWTLIGKKEMLIPYNNNTFVFEKPVLEMMDKNFFKPEFVRWEKHRVWIVEAKLKAGSRHIYGKRRYYIDEDSWTGLAGETWDGQGSLWRVHLMYQTQSWDTPAPSNTAYGTYDLIANIYNINAKPIPGTFRNEHDQSEQYFSSQGMARTGIR, translated from the coding sequence ATGAAAATGAAAACACTGTTCGCGGTCGCTGCTTTCGGGTTGTGCTCATCGGGTCCGTTGCTGGCGGCGGTCAGCGCCGAGCAGGCGGCACGTCTTGGCAAGGATCTCACGCCGGTTGGCGCCGAGATGGCAGGCAATGCCGATGGTTCGATTCCGGCCTGGGACGGGAAGGGCACGCCGGTGCCTGCCGGCTGGAAGCCGGGCATGGAATACACCAATCCGTACCCGGCAGAGAAGCCGATCTACGCGGTGACGGGCGAGAACATGGCGCAGTATGCGGAAATCCTGCCCGAAGGCGTGCAGGCCCTGCTGAAAAAATACGGGGCGGAGGGCTTCCGGCTCGATGTCTATCCGACACACCGCAACGCGGCGCAGCCGCAGTGGTTCTACGACGGCAGCAAGCAGAATGCCGCAGCGGCGAACCTGGTGGCCGACGGCCAGAAGATCGAGGGCAATGTGCCCGGGGTGCCGTTCCCGGTTCCGCAGGGTGCGCTCGAGGTGCTGTGGAACCACATGATCCGATTCCAGGGTTACCAGACCTATTACAAATACGACAGTTACTACGTGGATGCCAACGGCAAGCCGGTGCTCTCCACGACCGCCGACAATTACGTCGACTACCCGATGTATATCGATCACTTCAAGAAGCGCAACTACAACACCACGGACCTGCGTTTCACCTATCTGCGGGTGAACTACCTGGCACCGCCGCGCCGTGCCGGTGAAATCCTGCTGGTCCATGAGCCGGGTGCGGATTACACCGCCGGCAAGGGACGTGACGCGTGGCAGTACCTGACCGGGCAGCGTCGGGTAAGAAAGGCTCCGTCGGTGTCGTTCGATACGCCGAACCCGGCCACCGCCGGCACCTCGACCTACGATGACTCGTATATGTACAACGGTTCGCCGGAGCGCTTCGACTGGACGCTGATCGGCAAGAAGGAAATGCTGATTCCCTACAACAACAACACTTTCGTGTTCGAGAAGCCGGTGCTGGAGATGATGGACAAGAATTTCTTCAAGCCGGAATTCGTGCGCTGGGAAAAGCATCGGGTATGGATCGTCGAGGCGAAGCTGAAAGCCGGCAGCCGTCACATCTACGGCAAACGTCGCTATTACATAGACGAGGACAGCTGGACCGGACTGGCCGGTGAAACCTGGGACGGTCAGGGCAGCCTGTGGCGCGTGCACCTGATGTACCAGACCCAGAGCTGGGATACTCCGGCGCCCTCCAATACTGCTTATGGCACCTATGACCTGATCGCGAACATCTACAATATCAACGCCAAGCCGATTCCCGGCACGTTTCGGAACGAGCACGACCAATCGGAGCAGTATTTCAGCTCCCAGGGCATGGCGCGTACCGGTATCCGCTGA
- a CDS encoding c-type cytochrome: MLRAAVAAVLLVTAVFAVRADTPAPNTAASIEAGRVLYLRHCTECHGADGRAQMDVIANATDLTEPALYLNGSGVEEIYRSIDEGAGVAMPAWGAQLKGGEEVWQLVNFVRSLWPQEQRPAVIK, translated from the coding sequence ATGTTGCGAGCCGCAGTTGCAGCCGTGTTGTTGGTGACAGCGGTGTTTGCCGTGCGGGCAGACACACCGGCGCCCAACACGGCCGCCTCGATCGAGGCGGGGCGGGTGCTCTACCTGCGTCATTGCACCGAATGTCATGGCGCGGACGGGCGGGCGCAGATGGATGTGATCGCCAACGCGACCGATCTTACCGAACCCGCCTTGTATCTGAATGGCAGCGGCGTCGAGGAGATCTACCGCAGTATCGATGAGGGGGCCGGCGTGGCGATGCCGGCCTGGGGCGCGCAACTCAAGGGTGGCGAGGAAGTGTGGCAGCTGGTGAATTTCGTGCGCAGCCTGTGGCCGCAGGAGCAGCGTCCCGCAGTCATCAAGTGA
- a CDS encoding SHOCT domain-containing protein produces the protein MRKIVAVAAVVVFSTVLAGCGGGSTTVKAGNEQTAGQELLDLQKAYESGVISEREYNDAKKKLLKKM, from the coding sequence ATGAGGAAGATTGTGGCGGTGGCGGCGGTGGTGGTTTTTTCCACGGTCCTTGCGGGCTGTGGTGGTGGCAGCACCACCGTCAAGGCCGGCAACGAGCAGACCGCGGGGCAGGAACTGCTGGACTTGCAGAAGGCTTACGAGTCGGGCGTGATCAGCGAGCGCGAATACAACGACGCCAAGAAGAAGCTCCTGAAGAAGATGTAA
- a CDS encoding glucose-6-phosphate dehydrogenase, whose amino-acid sequence MVEDCSCVIFGATGNLSLTKLLPALFQLERGGRLGAATRILCCGRRDYAASEWIQLVRDGLPAEEALGTSPATLSRFLARIRYFRGELHDEETYARLREELAHPAGGNIVFYMSLAPAEYAGVVTRLAARELLRSADGWRRVVIEKPFGYNLDSARQLQRQLSRHLDESQLFRIDHYLGKGTVQNVMVFRFANLIMEPLWNRNFIDHVQITHSESLGVGSRAGFYDQTGALRDMIQSHLLQLMTLVAMEPPPSLDSESLRDEKVKVLKSLRPITRATVQAQAFRAQYAAGEIHGQPVPAYLDEERVAPDSVTETYAALKLYIDNWRWRGVPFYLRTGKRMAETRSMVSICFKNAPQQLFRGTAVERLHPNWVVLGIQPEECLRVEMMAKEPGLDLRTGQISLDARLHPEGSERSDAYEGLLLDVMEGDRSLFLRYDEIEWAWRIVDPVIEAWATEREYISTYRAGSWGPEDAMRLFEANGQRWRTTLEPEQPRE is encoded by the coding sequence ATGGTTGAAGACTGCAGCTGCGTCATCTTCGGCGCGACCGGCAACCTGTCGCTGACAAAGTTGCTGCCCGCGCTGTTTCAACTCGAGCGCGGCGGACGCCTCGGCGCCGCAACCCGCATCCTGTGCTGCGGTCGGCGCGATTACGCCGCATCCGAATGGATCCAGCTGGTACGTGACGGCCTGCCGGCGGAGGAGGCGCTCGGCACCTCGCCCGCCACGCTGTCTCGTTTTCTGGCACGCATCCGCTATTTTCGCGGCGAGTTGCACGACGAGGAAACCTATGCGCGCCTGCGCGAGGAACTCGCCCACCCGGCGGGCGGCAATATCGTGTTCTACATGTCGCTGGCGCCGGCGGAGTATGCCGGCGTGGTGACCCGGCTGGCCGCCCGGGAGCTGCTGCGCTCCGCCGATGGCTGGCGCCGCGTGGTGATCGAAAAACCCTTCGGCTACAACCTCGACAGCGCACGCCAGCTGCAGCGTCAGCTGAGCCGCCATCTCGACGAGTCGCAGCTGTTTCGCATCGACCATTACCTCGGCAAGGGCACGGTGCAGAACGTGATGGTGTTTCGCTTCGCCAACCTGATAATGGAACCGTTGTGGAACCGCAACTTCATCGACCATGTACAGATCACCCATTCCGAGAGCCTCGGGGTAGGATCGCGCGCCGGCTTCTATGACCAGACCGGCGCGCTGCGCGACATGATCCAGAGCCATCTGCTGCAACTGATGACCCTGGTGGCGATGGAACCACCGCCCTCGCTCGACTCCGAGAGCCTGCGCGACGAAAAGGTCAAGGTGCTGAAATCACTGCGCCCGATCACCCGCGCCACGGTGCAGGCCCAGGCTTTTCGCGCCCAGTACGCCGCGGGCGAAATCCATGGTCAGCCGGTGCCCGCCTACCTCGACGAGGAACGCGTGGCGCCCGACAGCGTTACCGAGACCTACGCCGCGCTGAAGCTCTACATCGACAACTGGCGCTGGCGCGGCGTGCCCTTTTATCTGCGCACCGGCAAACGCATGGCCGAGACGCGCTCGATGGTCTCGATCTGCTTCAAGAACGCGCCGCAGCAACTGTTCCGCGGCACCGCGGTGGAACGGCTGCACCCGAACTGGGTGGTGCTCGGCATCCAGCCCGAGGAATGCCTGCGGGTGGAAATGATGGCCAAGGAGCCCGGCCTCGATCTGCGCACCGGCCAGATCAGTCTCGATGCGCGGCTGCACCCCGAGGGCAGCGAGCGCAGCGACGCCTACGAGGGCCTGTTGCTCGACGTCATGGAAGGCGACCGCTCGCTGTTCCTGCGCTACGACGAGATCGAATGGGCCTGGCGTATCGTCGATCCCGTGATCGAGGCCTGGGCGACCGAGCGCGAATACATTTCCACCTACCGCGCCGGCAGCTGGGGCCCCGAAGATGCCATGCGCCTGTTCGAGGCCAACGGACAGCGCTGGCGCACCACGCTCGAGCCCGAGCAGCCCCGGGAATGA
- a CDS encoding thiamine pyrophosphate-binding protein, which yields MKNEFDAKQDDNSDAESEASLSRRKFLWSSAAGLGAAAAGIGSSAFAADSAAGDIPSIRMADAFKASLAETPAPGQFAGPGMTGAEVFANLCQAEELAALFCCPGNYTVINALAAAGVPSYGGRTEGAMCAMADGFSRATGEVVATSGTEGPGFTHMIMNIAAANAARTPLLVLASNMTLAGDDREAFIQQGYQQPLTEGIRKYGKRLIDPARVHEYGAYAFRHLKSGLPGPVHLDFPAEVARARFKSATELKDFYDKTRYRSESRAHPAAAEVVAAVKMIEKAERPLIVAGQGVFQRRAWEALARAAERGDIAVVTSGPSRGAFPEDHRLSVAAAPDALLSADLVVFVGQYCMPSPSEYRFNPDIKAIRVHPVQEDLGRNWPLELGIVSDEAAFLEALADGLRRKRREAWVSEIAAARQAYQKQIDDVYALGLKHSAASGFLHPAVIARDTHQFIDQSPDRLAIVQGAGGWTSGLFAGRYLRANRPGQMIVPPYQYGAIGPDMAMMMGACAAVQRGVGPQAGYEGAPTICITSDAGVAYSLFELDTALKYRLPTITIVYNNNAWGVWPNALRSARSLHMYLFQEHLRYDRMAEGLGARGEYVRTPEEFRAALARSYKIARDEKMSTLINCQAIKEFTSGRDYPPGIALNPEPGVGAVAH from the coding sequence ATGAAAAATGAATTTGACGCGAAGCAGGACGACAACAGCGACGCGGAATCCGAGGCGAGTCTTTCGCGACGCAAATTCCTCTGGTCCTCCGCGGCCGGGCTTGGAGCCGCCGCGGCGGGCATCGGCAGCAGTGCATTCGCGGCCGACTCCGCGGCGGGCGATATCCCCTCGATCCGCATGGCCGATGCGTTCAAGGCATCGCTGGCCGAAACGCCGGCGCCGGGCCAGTTCGCCGGGCCCGGCATGACCGGCGCCGAGGTTTTTGCCAATCTCTGCCAGGCCGAGGAGCTTGCCGCGCTGTTCTGCTGCCCCGGCAATTACACCGTGATCAATGCGCTGGCGGCGGCTGGCGTGCCATCCTACGGGGGGCGTACCGAGGGTGCGATGTGTGCGATGGCGGACGGATTTTCACGTGCCACCGGTGAAGTCGTTGCGACTTCGGGAACCGAAGGTCCGGGGTTCACCCACATGATCATGAATATCGCCGCGGCGAACGCGGCGCGCACGCCGCTGCTGGTGCTGGCGAGCAACATGACGCTGGCGGGCGATGATCGCGAGGCGTTCATCCAGCAGGGTTATCAGCAGCCGCTGACCGAGGGGATAAGGAAATACGGCAAGCGCCTGATCGATCCGGCGCGGGTGCACGAGTACGGCGCGTACGCGTTCCGTCACCTCAAGTCCGGGCTGCCGGGTCCGGTACACCTCGATTTCCCGGCGGAAGTGGCCCGTGCCCGGTTCAAGAGCGCGACCGAGCTGAAGGATTTCTACGACAAGACGCGCTACCGCAGCGAATCGCGTGCCCATCCCGCGGCGGCGGAAGTCGTGGCGGCGGTGAAAATGATAGAGAAAGCCGAGCGACCGCTGATCGTGGCGGGGCAGGGCGTTTTCCAGCGTCGCGCATGGGAGGCGCTGGCGCGCGCGGCGGAGCGCGGTGATATCGCGGTGGTGACCTCCGGCCCGAGTCGCGGTGCCTTTCCCGAGGATCACCGGCTCAGTGTCGCGGCGGCGCCCGATGCCCTGCTCAGCGCCGACCTGGTGGTTTTCGTCGGGCAGTACTGCATGCCGAGCCCGAGCGAATACCGCTTCAACCCGGATATCAAGGCGATCCGGGTGCACCCGGTGCAGGAGGATCTCGGGCGCAACTGGCCGCTCGAACTCGGTATCGTCAGCGACGAGGCCGCATTCCTCGAGGCGCTGGCCGACGGCCTGCGCCGCAAACGACGCGAGGCGTGGGTGAGCGAAATCGCCGCTGCGCGCCAGGCCTATCAGAAGCAGATCGACGATGTCTATGCGCTTGGTCTCAAGCACAGCGCAGCGAGCGGTTTCCTGCATCCCGCGGTGATTGCCCGCGACACGCACCAGTTTATCGACCAGTCACCGGACCGGCTCGCGATCGTGCAGGGCGCGGGGGGCTGGACCAGCGGCCTGTTCGCGGGACGTTATCTGCGTGCCAACCGGCCGGGACAGATGATCGTTCCACCCTACCAGTACGGCGCGATCGGTCCGGACATGGCGATGATGATGGGTGCTTGCGCGGCGGTGCAGCGTGGGGTGGGACCGCAGGCCGGGTACGAGGGCGCGCCCACGATCTGCATCACCAGCGATGCCGGCGTGGCCTACAGCCTGTTCGAGCTCGATACCGCGCTGAAATACCGATTGCCGACCATCACCATCGTTTACAACAACAATGCCTGGGGCGTGTGGCCCAACGCGCTGCGCTCGGCGCGCTCGCTGCACATGTACCTGTTCCAGGAGCATCTTCGCTACGACCGGATGGCCGAGGGACTGGGTGCGCGCGGCGAGTACGTGCGCACGCCCGAGGAGTTCCGCGCCGCGTTGGCGCGTTCCTACAAGATCGCGCGTGACGAGAAGATGTCGACCCTGATCAACTGCCAGGCGATCAAGGAGTTCACCTCGGGTCGCGATTATCCACCCGGTATTGCGCTGAATCCCGAACCCGGGGTGGGCGCGGTTGCCCACTAG
- a CDS encoding amidohydrolase, producing MAPAREIADSIFSGGDIVTVDSAQPQVEAVAVKDGRILALGTREAIEGQYRGDATRMFDLAGRTLLPGFIDGHSHVSHALGLVGWANVSIPPVGSVDSIAALIEVLRAHAAASGAAPGDWILAYGYDADGLTEQRHITRDDLDAAFPDNPVLLLHVSGHGLVLNSAGFERAGIDASTPTPEGGVIVRKPGSQEPAGLLMETAAMPVYRALPQPDAAQQLAALDAVQKEYARNGYTTIQDGATDARLVGMFKAAAQQGALWLDMVALPLVMNPADLETQLGNTFGSYSGHLKFGGIKVLSDGSPQGRTAYFSEPMLVEGPGGEQDWRGAPFISEPDYQQIFRAVHDAGVPVWTHANGDAAIDMVIRAHELVGASPADDRRDVVIHSQFVRPDQLDSYARLGIGASFFTNHAYYWGDVHLRNLGEQRAFFLSPLNSAQQRGIHFSNHSDFAVTPLDPAMILWTAVARESRTGVVIGPDERVTPLRALESLTIDAAWLYHEEDTKGSISPGKLADFVVMDANPLTVPVPALRELEVEATVKEGVVVYGEI from the coding sequence ATGGCACCGGCGCGCGAGATCGCGGACAGCATTTTCAGCGGAGGCGATATCGTCACCGTTGACAGCGCACAGCCGCAGGTCGAGGCGGTTGCGGTCAAGGATGGCCGGATTCTCGCGCTCGGCACCCGGGAAGCGATCGAAGGCCAATACCGTGGCGATGCCACACGGATGTTCGATCTCGCGGGCAGAACCCTGTTGCCGGGATTCATCGATGGTCACAGTCATGTGAGTCACGCTCTGGGCCTGGTCGGCTGGGCCAATGTGTCGATTCCGCCGGTCGGCAGCGTGGACAGCATTGCCGCGCTGATCGAGGTGTTGCGTGCGCATGCCGCCGCCAGCGGCGCGGCGCCCGGAGACTGGATCCTGGCCTACGGTTATGACGCCGACGGGCTCACGGAGCAGCGCCATATCACGCGTGATGACCTCGATGCGGCATTCCCGGATAACCCGGTGCTGCTGCTGCATGTTTCCGGGCACGGACTGGTGCTGAACTCCGCGGGGTTCGAGCGTGCCGGCATCGATGCGAGCACACCCACACCCGAGGGTGGGGTGATCGTGCGCAAGCCCGGCTCGCAGGAGCCCGCGGGATTGCTGATGGAGACCGCCGCTATGCCGGTCTACCGGGCGCTGCCGCAACCCGATGCGGCGCAGCAGCTCGCGGCGCTCGATGCGGTGCAGAAGGAGTATGCGCGCAATGGCTACACCACGATCCAGGACGGGGCCACGGACGCGCGGCTGGTGGGCATGTTCAAGGCAGCGGCGCAGCAGGGCGCGCTGTGGCTCGATATGGTGGCGCTGCCGCTGGTGATGAATCCGGCGGATCTGGAAACACAGCTCGGAAACACCTTTGGCAGTTATAGCGGACACCTCAAGTTCGGTGGAATCAAGGTGCTGAGCGATGGTTCGCCGCAGGGGCGCACGGCGTATTTCAGCGAACCCATGCTGGTCGAGGGTCCGGGTGGCGAGCAAGACTGGCGTGGCGCGCCGTTCATATCGGAGCCCGATTACCAGCAGATCTTCCGTGCCGTTCATGACGCGGGAGTGCCGGTCTGGACCCACGCCAACGGCGATGCCGCGATCGATATGGTGATCCGTGCCCACGAGCTGGTGGGCGCAAGTCCCGCGGATGATCGACGCGACGTGGTGATCCATTCGCAATTCGTGCGCCCCGATCAGCTCGACAGTTATGCCCGGCTCGGGATAGGCGCCTCGTTTTTCACCAATCATGCGTATTACTGGGGTGATGTGCATCTGCGCAATCTCGGCGAGCAGCGTGCGTTTTTCCTGAGCCCGCTGAACAGCGCGCAGCAACGCGGCATCCACTTCTCCAATCACAGCGATTTCGCGGTGACACCGCTCGATCCGGCGATGATTCTGTGGACCGCGGTGGCGCGTGAGTCACGCACCGGGGTGGTCATCGGACCCGACGAGCGGGTGACGCCGTTGCGGGCGCTGGAGTCGCTCACCATCGACGCCGCCTGGCTCTATCACGAGGAAGACACGAAGGGTTCGATCAGCCCCGGCAAGCTGGCCGATTTCGTGGTGATGGATGCCAACCCGCTGACGGTTCCGGTGCCGGCGCTGCGCGAACTGGAGGTGGAGGCAACGGTCAAGGAAGGCGTGGTGGTGTACGGGGAAATTTGA
- a CDS encoding DUF1302 family protein encodes MANNWHVRALAMAIASAATVSGGAWAMPFETGNPDLEVRFDNTIKYNLMSRVESQDKDVTNSANPNLFDDADLGFDKGIVSNRFDLLSELEVVWKQNFGFRVSAASWHDQAYGDSNDHPGLNKDFRINGNYTDTWGLLSAPPGEYNDFADNQAHKDVELMDAFVFANFSVGGSEASVRAGRHTLYWGQSLFASGATNGIAGAMAPIDQARGLGVPGSEAKELFLPTNKLSGSFQVNQNLSLVGYYSFEWEPVRYAAPGTYFALSEISMDHAEFLTLVPGQVDPATGALVAPRTGYVQDSSEEPDDGEWGAGLQYVFTNGLELGVYYLNYHDKAPQGVIGALNVGQYATAQATTNPTAALLVALWPAYSGGVPPDQFGYYTGGGYPAVGIGRFKWTYREDNELFGISLGQEIARVPVGMDLAYRNDVAIDFNSGTLLHTETYPDFGALQATVAATLAAAGFPTDNFDFDGADGDNYAGATGDVWTLVVNGVGFLDPGALWDGGSYAVEMTFAALTAYGDNEQLASKYIDENDIATTIGLSFAPQWYQVMPSLDLKLPFTLSYGINGHSPLRGGGDADLGIASIGLSFEYQQVWTIDTKYNMFFGEQENGSLGNLIDRDNVALTIKRTF; translated from the coding sequence ATGGCAAATAATTGGCATGTGCGTGCGCTGGCAATGGCAATCGCCTCGGCAGCTACGGTGAGCGGCGGTGCTTGGGCGATGCCGTTCGAGACGGGAAACCCCGATCTGGAGGTGCGCTTCGACAACACGATCAAGTACAACCTGATGAGCCGGGTCGAGAGCCAGGACAAGGATGTCACCAACAGCGCCAACCCCAATCTGTTCGACGATGCCGACCTCGGCTTCGACAAGGGCATCGTCAGCAACCGTTTCGACCTGCTGAGCGAGCTCGAAGTGGTATGGAAGCAGAATTTCGGTTTCCGGGTGAGCGCCGCGAGCTGGCATGACCAGGCTTATGGCGACAGCAACGACCATCCGGGGCTCAACAAGGACTTTCGCATCAATGGTAATTACACCGACACCTGGGGCCTGCTGAGCGCCCCGCCCGGCGAGTACAACGACTTCGCCGACAACCAGGCCCACAAGGATGTCGAACTGATGGACGCCTTCGTGTTCGCCAACTTCAGTGTGGGAGGCAGCGAAGCCAGTGTGCGTGCCGGGCGCCACACGCTCTATTGGGGGCAAAGCCTGTTCGCTTCCGGTGCAACCAATGGCATTGCCGGCGCCATGGCACCGATCGATCAGGCGCGAGGCCTTGGCGTTCCCGGCTCCGAGGCCAAGGAATTGTTCCTGCCCACCAACAAACTGTCGGGAAGTTTCCAGGTCAACCAGAACCTGTCACTGGTGGGCTATTACTCGTTCGAGTGGGAGCCGGTCCGCTACGCGGCGCCTGGCACTTATTTTGCGTTGTCCGAGATCTCGATGGACCACGCGGAGTTTCTTACCCTGGTTCCGGGCCAGGTGGATCCTGCGACCGGCGCCCTGGTCGCGCCCCGTACCGGCTACGTACAGGACAGTTCGGAAGAACCTGACGATGGCGAGTGGGGTGCGGGGCTGCAATATGTCTTCACGAACGGTCTCGAACTTGGGGTCTACTACCTCAACTATCATGACAAGGCACCGCAAGGCGTGATCGGTGCGCTCAATGTCGGACAGTACGCCACTGCGCAAGCGACTACCAATCCAACCGCGGCGCTGTTGGTGGCGTTGTGGCCCGCCTATTCCGGTGGCGTGCCGCCGGATCAGTTCGGTTACTACACGGGTGGCGGCTACCCGGCGGTCGGTATCGGTCGATTCAAATGGACCTATCGGGAGGACAACGAACTGTTCGGCATCAGCCTGGGCCAGGAAATCGCCCGGGTCCCCGTGGGCATGGACCTGGCCTACAGAAACGATGTGGCGATCGACTTCAATTCCGGCACGCTGCTGCATACCGAAACCTACCCCGATTTCGGGGCGCTGCAGGCCACGGTCGCGGCAACCCTGGCGGCCGCGGGTTTCCCGACCGACAATTTCGATTTCGATGGCGCGGATGGCGACAACTACGCCGGAGCCACGGGCGATGTGTGGACTCTCGTGGTCAATGGTGTCGGTTTCCTCGACCCCGGCGCACTGTGGGATGGTGGCAGCTATGCGGTCGAGATGACATTTGCCGCGCTTACCGCCTACGGGGACAACGAGCAGCTTGCCAGCAAGTACATCGATGAAAACGATATCGCGACCACGATCGGCCTGAGTTTCGCGCCGCAGTGGTACCAGGTGATGCCGAGCCTGGACCTGAAGCTGCCGTTTACCCTGTCCTACGGGATCAACGGGCACTCGCCGCTGCGTGGCGGCGGCGACGCCGATCTCGGGATCGCGTCGATCGGCTTGTCCTTCGAATACCAGCAGGTGTGGACGATCGACACGAAATACAACATGTTTTTCGGCGAGCAGGAAAACGGCAGTCTCGGCAACCTGATCGATCGTGACAACGTGGCCTTGACCATCAAACGCACCTTCTGA
- a CDS encoding glycosyl hydrolase yields MKKIRSIPSAVALLLLACSLHAAKPYDVLDLPAVQSPLAAHALIYSLTRAGDRFFATGIRGHILYSDDFGQSWTQAESVPVRSSLLDASFPTPDQGWVVGHEAVILHTEDAGKTWVKQADGRDLPKIGLDYYQKKLAEQPDDERYAFLIDEMKLAVEQGADRPFFKIFMRDTTTGFAAGAYGYLFRTVDGGKSWYPIMELLDLEQMVHLFDFAQLSNAPAIEFDGATVPADIVASGEMGTILALDPDSGRWRMQDFPYEGSMFTISATGGDSLVTGGLRGLAFYSTDRGASWSAVKKPPTGAVVSSTVLADGRVILATQEGNLLASSDHGASFAPLPMTGAQPLSDVIEGRPGELILSGVFGVRIYQLPE; encoded by the coding sequence ATGAAAAAAATCCGCAGCATTCCGAGCGCCGTTGCGCTGCTGCTGCTGGCATGTTCACTCCATGCCGCGAAACCTTACGATGTACTCGATCTGCCGGCGGTCCAGTCGCCGCTTGCCGCGCATGCGCTGATCTATTCGCTGACCCGTGCGGGTGACCGGTTCTTCGCGACCGGCATTCGTGGCCACATTCTCTATTCCGATGATTTCGGTCAGAGCTGGACCCAGGCCGAATCGGTACCGGTGCGCTCCTCATTGCTGGACGCATCGTTTCCGACGCCCGATCAGGGCTGGGTGGTGGGCCATGAAGCGGTCATCCTCCATACCGAGGATGCTGGCAAGACCTGGGTCAAACAGGCCGATGGCCGGGACTTGCCGAAGATCGGACTCGACTACTACCAGAAGAAGCTCGCCGAGCAACCCGACGACGAGCGCTACGCGTTCCTGATCGACGAAATGAAACTCGCCGTGGAGCAGGGGGCCGACCGGCCTTTCTTCAAGATATTCATGCGCGATACCACGACCGGCTTTGCCGCCGGTGCCTATGGTTATCTGTTTCGCACCGTCGATGGCGGAAAGAGCTGGTACCCGATCATGGAACTGCTCGATCTGGAGCAGATGGTGCACCTGTTTGATTTCGCGCAACTGTCGAATGCGCCGGCCATCGAATTCGATGGCGCTACGGTGCCGGCGGATATCGTCGCCAGTGGCGAGATGGGTACCATCCTGGCGCTGGATCCCGACTCCGGGCGTTGGCGGATGCAGGATTTTCCCTACGAGGGCAGCATGTTCACGATCAGCGCGACCGGAGGCGACTCGCTGGTCACCGGCGGACTGCGTGGACTGGCGTTTTATTCCACCGACAGGGGCGCGAGTTGGTCCGCCGTCAAGAAACCTCCCACCGGTGCCGTCGTCTCGAGCACGGTGCTCGCCGATGGTCGGGTCATCCTGGCCACGCAGGAAGGCAATCTGCTGGCGAGTTCCGATCACGGTGCCTCGTTCGCGCCGCTGCCGATGACAGGCGCGCAGCCGCTCAGCGACGTGATCGAAGGGCGACCGGGCGAGTTGATTCTCAGTGGAGTCTTTGGAGTCAGGATCTACCAGTTGCCGGAATGA
- the pgl gene encoding 6-phosphogluconolactonase: MSAQPAWEILADVGQIARRAVELISAAARCAVERRGAFRIVLAGGSTPQHCYRLLADTAQEWPAWQVFFGDERCLPETDPARNLHMARAQLLAHVPISATRIHCPAVELGCTAAAAAYAALIRPQLPFDLVLLGVGEDGHTASLFPGRPHALDALCEAVLDAPKSPPRRVSMGIAALRQTREVLVLASGAAKAPALARWLAQEPELPIFTVTRGLAGHVLVDREAAGGEPV; this comes from the coding sequence ATGAGCGCTCAGCCGGCCTGGGAGATCCTCGCCGACGTAGGGCAGATCGCCCGCCGCGCGGTCGAGCTGATCAGTGCCGCCGCCCGCTGCGCCGTGGAGCGACGCGGTGCTTTCCGCATCGTGCTTGCCGGCGGCAGCACGCCGCAGCACTGCTACCGGCTGCTCGCGGACACCGCCCAGGAGTGGCCGGCCTGGCAGGTATTCTTCGGCGATGAACGCTGCCTGCCGGAAACCGATCCGGCGCGCAACCTGCACATGGCACGCGCGCAGCTGCTGGCACACGTGCCGATCTCCGCCACCCGGATTCATTGCCCGGCGGTCGAACTCGGCTGCACCGCGGCTGCCGCCGCTTATGCCGCGCTGATCCGTCCGCAGCTGCCCTTTGATCTGGTGCTGCTCGGCGTTGGCGAGGATGGCCATACCGCGAGCCTGTTTCCGGGACGCCCGCATGCTCTCGACGCCCTGTGCGAAGCGGTACTCGATGCTCCGAAATCTCCACCGCGGCGGGTGTCGATGGGAATTGCCGCCCTGCGCCAGACCCGCGAGGTACTGGTGCTGGCAAGCGGGGCGGCAAAGGCTCCCGCGCTGGCACGCTGGCTGGCGCAGGAACCGGAGCTGCCCATATTCACCGTGACCCGGGGACTCGCCGGACATGTATTGGTCGACCGCGAAGCCGCCGGCGGGGAGCCTGTCTGA